CTTACTCGCCAGTCGGCTCAGTGCTGCGTTTGAACGGAGAGCGGAAGAGTTACCTGACGTTTTGCTCCGCTGGAAAGAAATCTGCGCTACCGATCCTCTGCCAGAGATTCGACGCGCATGGCGTTCGTCCGAGTAGTCCGGTAGGAAAACCAAAGCCCCGCACCTCGGCGGGGCTTTGAAAGGGTTATGTTCGCGTTGGCTCAGGCCTGCGCGGGTTGCTGCGAATAGGCCTCCATGCCGACGCACGAGCACACGAGGTTGCGGTCGCCGTAGACGTTGTCGATGCGGCCGACGCTCGGCCAGAACTTCGAGGCGCGCGTCCACCCGTCGGGCAATCTCCATGGAGCGGATGCTTTCTTGGTCACACGCGGGCGTCTCTTTCCGTCCAAGGTCGGTATATGGGACAAACCACACCTTCGTCGGAGAGAACTTTCGTGCTCGAAGCCGTCAGCATCGCCCGTTCACGCGCGGACGTCTTCGGATTTGTGTCGGACCGCTACATGCTGCCGCGCTGGACCAGGGCCCTCCGGTCCGTCACCGCCTTGGGTGCCGAGTATGAGACTCCGCAGGGTGTTGTGGCCAGCGGACTCGAGGTGACGGCTGGGGCGGACTCGGGTGTCGTCGATTGGACCATGCGACTTCCCGACGGTGCGGTGGAGCGTGCGTATGCCCGCGCCATCGCCGAAGGGGAGTGCCGGACCAACCTGCAATTTTTCTTCGCCCCGACGCTGCCGCCTGAAAAACTGACGGAGATGATCACGTTCTTCTCCGGTGTCGTTCGTGATGAACTGGCGGCGCTGAAATCCCTGCTGGAGGCGGCGGCATGAATGACGTGCCGGTCGATCTCGTGGCCCGCGCGCAATCCGGTGATCGCAGCGCGCTCGCCGACTTGGTGCGGGCGATTCAGCCGCAGCTCTTCGCGCTCTGCCTGCGCATGCTCTGGCAGCGGCAGGACGCCGAGGATGCGTGCCAGGAAATCCTCGTTCGCGTGGTCACCCGCCTCTCCACTTTCCGCGGCGAAAGCCGATTTTCGACGTGGCTTTACCGCGTGGCGCTCCGGCACCTGATCGATTTCCGCCGCAGTTGCGCGGAAAAGGCGGTGAGCACCTTCGAGGCTTTTGCCGAGGATCTGCACCGCGGCGCGCAGGAACCCACGCAGGAACTGCGCGAGCGACCCGACTACAACGGGCTGTTGCACGAAGTCCGCACGGGTTGCTCGCTCGCCATGCTGCTCTGCCTCGATCGGCCGCACCGCGCGGCCTACGTCGTCGGTGAGATTTTCGAGTTCGACCACCTCGAGGCGGCGCGGGCGCTCGGGGTCTCGGCGCCCACGTTCCGCAAGCGCCTTTCCCGGGCACGAGCCCGCGTGCGGGAGTTCACCCAGCGTTCCTGCGGTCTCGTCAACGCAGGCGCGGCCTGCCGTTGCGCTCGCCGCGTCGCTCCCGCGTTGGCGCTCGGGCGCATCGATCCGGCGCAGCTGCAACACACCACGCCGCGCGCCGCCGTCCGGCCTTTCGAGGAGGTCGAGCACGCCATCCGCGCGCTCCAAAGCGGCGAGCGCACGGTGGCGTTGTTCCGAGCCCAGTCCTTGCCGGATCCGGTCGCCGATTTCGCGCTCACGCTCGATTCGATCCTCGCTGGTCTGGACCAGAGCGCCGCTCGTCTGGGCGAGGAGACCGGTTGAACCCGGGCGCGCGTGCGGCGGGATAAGGAGAAAATCGCGGGAACCGGGCATGTTGCCGGCTCCCGCGGCGGCGGCATCACGGTTAGTTGGCCGGCGGAGCCAGCACCGCGCCCCCATAGGGATTGTCCGTGACCATCAGCCATCGCCCATCGGCTTGGTGGCGCAGCACGGCCAGCGAAAGCCCACCGCCTTTGATCGCGGCGCCGCTGGCGGGATCAGTCGCTTCCATGGACCACGGCGAGATGTGCAGCGCGATGTCGCCGGAGATGACGACGTCATGTTTGTTCATGGTGAACTTGGGCTTCATCGCGATGAAACCCTTGAGCGCTTCGCCCAGAGCCGGACCGGAAACTGTCTGGCCGGGCTGCACCACGAGGTGCGCGTTGGGCTCGTAGGTAGCCAAGGCGGCCGCGAGGTCGCCCCGCTCCATGGCAGTGGCCACCTGCTGCACGGTGGCGATGATTTTGTCGGTGTCGCTCTGGGACTTCATGGCGGAGGGAGGATTCATGGTTTGGGATGTGGTGGGACTGCTTTGCGCGGAGAGCCAGCTGCCGCCGGCAAAGACGGACAGGCCCAGGACCGCGCAGGCTTTCGGGACGATTTTCATGTTGTTGCTTGAGTTGAACCCGTGACGGGTCGTGACGAGACGCCGATCCACGCTCCGTTGAATCGGAGGCAAGCCGGCGTCATCAATCCCTTGGACGGAAGCGAACCGCGCCGTGTGACCGGAGATATCGCTCTGATGCTTTCCAAAGAGCGCCGAACAGAGGTCGAGTGCGCCGGGACTGCGGTGCGGGTTGCTGCGAATAAGCCTCCATGCCGACGCACGAGCACACGAGGTTGCGGTCGCCGTAGACGTTGTCGATGCGGTCGACGGCTCATCCGGCTCCGGGCTTGCGGGCCGGAGTCGGGTGGCTACGGTGCGGGCATGAGCTTTCAGGAAGTCCTCGCTGAGCTGCCGAAGTTGTCGCCGGAGGAGCGCGATTTGGTGCGCGCTCGGCTGGCGGAGCTGGCGGGCGAAGAGTGGATGGATGCCGATGAGCTTTCGTCCGAGGAGAAGGCGTTGATCGAAGCGCGTATTGCCGAGCACGAACGCAATCCTGGGACGGCGATCTCGTGGGAGATAATGGAAGCTAAACTCAAGGCCCGTTACGGACTATGAGTTGGCGGGTCGAGCTGCGGCCGGAGGCGCTTGCGGAGCTCGACGAGGCGGCGGCTTGGTATGAGGCGCGCAGTGCTGAGCTGGGACGCGAGTTGGTGCGAGAAGTGGCGCGAGCAATTTCTACGTTA
This window of the Candidatus Didemnitutus sp. genome carries:
- a CDS encoding RNA polymerase sigma factor yields the protein MNDVPVDLVARAQSGDRSALADLVRAIQPQLFALCLRMLWQRQDAEDACQEILVRVVTRLSTFRGESRFSTWLYRVALRHLIDFRRSCAEKAVSTFEAFAEDLHRGAQEPTQELRERPDYNGLLHEVRTGCSLAMLLCLDRPHRAAYVVGEIFEFDHLEAARALGVSAPTFRKRLSRARARVREFTQRSCGLVNAGAACRCARRVAPALALGRIDPAQLQHTTPRAAVRPFEEVEHAIRALQSGERTVALFRAQSLPDPVADFALTLDSILAGLDQSAARLGEETG
- a CDS encoding DUF4440 domain-containing protein — encoded protein: MKIVPKACAVLGLSVFAGGSWLSAQSSPTTSQTMNPPSAMKSQSDTDKIIATVQQVATAMERGDLAAALATYEPNAHLVVQPGQTVSGPALGEALKGFIAMKPKFTMNKHDVVISGDIALHISPWSMEATDPASGAAIKGGGLSLAVLRHQADGRWLMVTDNPYGGAVLAPPAN